The Deltaproteobacteria bacterium nucleotide sequence GGGGCATGAGCATCCCGGGATTGATGTAGCGAATGAATCCATATCCGCCTCATATTCTGAACCTGGTGAAAAGCCTCAGCCGCCTACCTGGTATCGGGGAAAAGTCGGCTATGCGAATGGCCATGCATATGCTGGATATGCCGGAGGAGCATTTAAAGAATCTGGCGCGCGACATTGGAGAGCTTCGAGAACGGATTAAACTGTGCTCCGTGTGCTGCAATCTTACGGAATCCCAACCGTGCGCCATCTGCCGGAACCCGGGCCGGGATGAATCCATAATCTGCGTGGTGGAGACTCCGGGGGACTTGATGGCGATAGAAAAGTCCGGCTGTTTTCGCGGTCGATATCACGTGCTGCATGGATCACTCTCGCCTTTGGATGATGTGGGTCCGGATAAATTGAAGATCAAGGAACTGCTTGAACGCTTGAACAACAACGTCATAAACGAGGTGATTTTGGCCACCAATCCTACCCCGGAAGGTGATGCAACGGCGTCGTACTTACTGGATCGGATTCGCGGGCTTGATGTCACCGTCAGCCGCATCGGTTTTGGAATTCCCGTTGGGGGAGATTTGAAGTTTTCCGATGCGGTTACATTAAAAAGTTCTTTGGAGTGCAGAAGACACATGTACATGCTCAAGGATTGTACGCCTGCTAATGATTGAGGGGAGGGACAAAGAGAGATGGAGATTAAGTTAACGAAAGCTCCTGAAGGGCATATGCCGCGTCCTGAAAGCGACGATAAGCTGGGTTTTGGGAAGTATTTTACGGACCACATGTTCATGATGGACTACCACGTCGACAAGGGTTGGTATGACCCCCGGATCGTGCCCTACGGGTCCATCGAGTTGGATCCGGCCGCCGTGGTGCTGCATTATGGACAGCAGGTATTCGAGGGAGCCAAGGCCTATCGCGGCAAGAACGGCGGTATTTACCTGTTTCGAACCGAAAAGAACCTCGATAGGATGAATCGTTCCACGGTTCGCCTTTGCATGCCGCAAGTGCCGGTTGATTTCTTGATGGAGGCGCATAAGGAGCTTATCCTCTTGGACAAGGAGTGGATCCCGCACAAAGCTGGGTGTTCGTTGTATATCAGACCGACAATGATCGCCACGGACGCCTTCCTGGGGGTGAAGCCCGCCAAAAAGTACCTGTTCTATACTATCATCGGTCCGGTGGGCGCGTACTATCCGGAAGGATTTAAACCTACCAAGATGTATGTCAGCACGGATCACGTGCGAGCGGTGCGCGGTGGTGTTGGAGAGACCAAGACGGGTGGAAATTACGCTGCGAGTCTTTTCGCGGCCGAAGCGGCCATGAAGAAAGGCTTTACTCAGGTTTTATGGCTGGACGCCATTGAAAAGAAATACGTGGAAGAGGTCGGCACCAGCAATATCTTCTTCCTGTTTGAAGACGAGTTGGCTACGCCCCCTCTCGGGGGGACCATTCTACCGGGAATCACCAGAGACTCGGTACTCCAATTGACGCGAAGCTGGGGCTTGAAGGTGTCTGAAAGGCCGATCAGCATGGATGAAGTCGTCAATGCATTGAACTCCGGAAAGCTCAAAGAGGTGTTTGGAACCGGAACAGCCGCCGTCATTTCTCCCGTAGGTTCCTTCTGTTATCTTGAGAAAGAATACAGTGTGGCCGGCGGCACAACGGGTGAGCTTTCGAAAAAACTCTACGACACCTTGACGGGTATACAGTATGGCGAGCTGGAAGACCCGTTTGGGTGGGTACATCGCATCGGTTGATGCCGCCGTACCAGGGCGGATCTTTTTCGCCGGATCAGGATAGGGCTACAGTGGAGAATAAAATGCGTATCGAGTGCCCACATTGTGGCTATTCGAAAGAAATACCGAAAGATCGTGTTCCCGAGACGGCCCGCAGCGCCAAGTGTCCGAACTGCGGGAAACGGTTTCCCTTCTCGATGGCGGATGCGAAAGCGCCATTGCCTGAGTCCTCTTCGAGAGCGGATGTGGAGGCTTCGGTTTCCGGTTCTATTTCTTCCTCGACCCTTTCCGCCGCATCCGGCGAAAGAGACACCTTAATCCGGAAGGAGTCCGCTTCGAGTCCCGAAGGACGAGAAGAGCCTGTTTCTGAACGAGTAGAAGCGATTCCCACCAGACAGGACGTCCTTCCCTGGGACGAGTTGGAGGTGGCCCCGTCCGAGCACGCGGACCTGGATGAAGAATCCGAAACGGAAACGTCCGGCTCCACACCGTGGGAGGATTCGGCCCAGACCAATCTGCTGAGTTCACTGTTCGATACCGCGCGACAGGCCCTCTTGACTCCAGGCAGTTTCTTTTCACAAATGAATCCGGAAGGCACTTACGGCTATCCGATTTCCTTCGCCCTGCTGCTGAGCTTCGTCGGATTTTTCTTTCAATTTCTCTGGGGGATCCTATTTAATTCCGACTTAATCATCCGAGTGTTGGCCGCTCTGCAGCTGTCCCCCGACACTATTTCCGCCGGGGTGGTCGTTGGAACGGCCGTAATGGTGCCCGTGCTGATGCTGGCGCTCTTGGCGGGCCTGTTTATTCAGTCCGCCATTCTGCATATTTGTTTGCTGATCCTTAGAGGCGCCAATGCGCCCTTCCTAGGTACGTTCAAAGTGATGTCATACTCGAGCGCGGCCTCTGTCTTTCTAATCATACCTTTCCTAGGCAGCTTTGTGGCCTTTGTCTGGGGTTTGGTATTAATGGTGATAGGGGTATCTCGAGTTCATTCCATCGGAATAGGGAAGTCCGTCCTGGCTATTTTGCTTCCCTTTATCTTGCTTATTGTTTTATGTATAATGCTTTTTTTGACTTTTCAGATTTTGGTGTAGGCATTGATAGCTAATCACTTTTAGAATAAGGAAGACGGGATTTCATTAAGGAAAAGCAAAGCTCATAATCAGCCGGTGGCGTGTGCGGCCGAAAGAGCTAAGATCGCCGGATTAAAGCTTGTCTTCTTTTATCATAT carries:
- a CDS encoding branched-chain amino acid aminotransferase gives rise to the protein MEIKLTKAPEGHMPRPESDDKLGFGKYFTDHMFMMDYHVDKGWYDPRIVPYGSIELDPAAVVLHYGQQVFEGAKAYRGKNGGIYLFRTEKNLDRMNRSTVRLCMPQVPVDFLMEAHKELILLDKEWIPHKAGCSLYIRPTMIATDAFLGVKPAKKYLFYTIIGPVGAYYPEGFKPTKMYVSTDHVRAVRGGVGETKTGGNYAASLFAAEAAMKKGFTQVLWLDAIEKKYVEEVGTSNIFFLFEDELATPPLGGTILPGITRDSVLQLTRSWGLKVSERPISMDEVVNALNSGKLKEVFGTGTAAVISPVGSFCYLEKEYSVAGGTTGELSKKLYDTLTGIQYGELEDPFGWVHRIG
- the recR gene encoding recombination protein RecR; translation: MNPYPPHILNLVKSLSRLPGIGEKSAMRMAMHMLDMPEEHLKNLARDIGELRERIKLCSVCCNLTESQPCAICRNPGRDESIICVVETPGDLMAIEKSGCFRGRYHVLHGSLSPLDDVGPDKLKIKELLERLNNNVINEVILATNPTPEGDATASYLLDRIRGLDVTVSRIGFGIPVGGDLKFSDAVTLKSSLECRRHMYMLKDCTPAND
- a CDS encoding zinc-ribbon domain-containing protein, whose protein sequence is MRIECPHCGYSKEIPKDRVPETARSAKCPNCGKRFPFSMADAKAPLPESSSRADVEASVSGSISSSTLSAASGERDTLIRKESASSPEGREEPVSERVEAIPTRQDVLPWDELEVAPSEHADLDEESETETSGSTPWEDSAQTNLLSSLFDTARQALLTPGSFFSQMNPEGTYGYPISFALLLSFVGFFFQFLWGILFNSDLIIRVLAALQLSPDTISAGVVVGTAVMVPVLMLALLAGLFIQSAILHICLLILRGANAPFLGTFKVMSYSSAASVFLIIPFLGSFVAFVWGLVLMVIGVSRVHSIGIGKSVLAILLPFILLIVLCIMLFLTFQILV